Within Thermococcus celer Vu 13 = JCM 8558, the genomic segment CTGATAGGCCTCGAGGTCGGGGTGGTCCCCTATCAGGGTATCCTTGGCAGCCATGTACTGAACTATTGCAGGTACTGTCATGAAGACTATGAAAAAGATGATCAGGGCCACGCCGAGGGCGTTACTGGAGGATTTCACCGTCGTCGAGATGATGTATCCGAGAGCCACCAACTGCACCATCGCCAGAAGCAATAAACCGTTGAACAGGAGGGAGTCGGTGATGAGCTGGCCGTTCATGGGGGCGCCGAGCCACGCCAGGCCGAGTACCCCAACGAGGGTTGTCAGGAGGATGGCCAGCGCCACGACCACCGTGTGGGCAAGGAACTTACCGCCGATGTACCCCAGCCTCGTTACGGGTTTGCTCATGGCAACGCGGAGCGTTCCCTTCTCTATCTCGCTGTTTATCGCGGTGGCGCCTATTAGCAGGGCAAGTATGGAGATAAAAAATCCACCAAGCCCGTTTATACTGCCTATGAGGGTTGAAATGGCCTCTTGAACGGTTTCTACCTCAACTCCTCCGGATTTCTGGATGTAAAACCCCGGTATGTACAGTAACATCATGATCCCAAGTATGACCCAGAGCTTCTTGGTTCGAAGGCTCCCTTTAAACTCAAGCCGAAATCCCCAGAGCATGGACTTACCTCCCGCTGCGATATTGGGGAGAACCCCCAAGTGGAACTAACACGTGGAGTATAAAAATTTTGCTGATTTAGTTGGAGCGCATCCCGAACTCCAATCCGAGTTCGGGGATTCAGGCAAGGTCTCACCCTGCTTTGGATAGCGGAGAGGTCAAAACCAAAATCAAGGGGGAAGTGGTATCAACGGCTAAAGTGGAATTCAAAGCTCGGCCAGCCTCAGAACCTCCTCCCATTCCCGGCAGTTCTCCCTCAGTCTCCGCAGAACCTCCTCCTTTCCGCCGAGGACGGGCCAGAGGATCGAGTCGATGTGGAGCGGCGGGATTCTCGTCTTCTCCGCGATTCTCCGCCAGAAGCTCACGGGCGGTTCGGCCGTGAAGCGCCTCGTGTAGGAGTTTATCCTGACGTCTTCGGGTATCTCGATGGCCATCGGGTAGGGCACGAACTTCCCGAAGGCTATCCTGCCCGCGTAACCGAACATCTTCACCGCGAAGACCACAGTCTTGGCGCTTCTCCTTGAGTTGAGGGCCTTCGCGAGGTCGTCGCGCAGGCGCTCCATCCCGCCGAAGTAGTAGTCCCTCAGGTCGTCAAGAGACAGCGAGTCAACGAACGGCTCGACCCTCTCGAGTCTCCTCACCTTCCCCGCGACGAGCCTGCGGTTCGTCCTCGAGACGGGCAGGAAACGGGAATAGGCCCGGGAGATACCTTCTTCCGGCGGGTTCTCCGAGAAGTACCTCGAGAACTCCCACCACCAGTCCTCGCCCTTACCGCTGAGCTGGTAGCTGACGAGGGCGTTGGCAAGGACGAGCCTGATGAAGAGCCCGTCGTTCTTCAGATTCTCGCGGAGGTTCCTCAGGGCGTCGAACTGGAGGTCGACCCTCTCCTCGATCGTCCTGGCGCAGTCGAGTCCGAGATCGCCGAGGATGTCCACGAGCTCCCGGATCTTCTCATCGTCGGATCTGTACCCCACCCGGATGAAGCGGTCGAGGGTCACCTCACTCACCCGCCACGTTCCTTATCAGCCTCTCGAGGAAGGCGTTCTCGCCCACCACCTCAGCTCCCCGGTTGTTCGGGAGGCCGAGCTCAACCCTGGCCTTTAAGCCCTGGTCCCTGAGGAAATCAACGGCCTCCACGCTCAGCCCCTGGAACTCGCCCCGCCGTATGAGGCCGTAGACCGTCGGTCCCCAGGAGCTCTGGCCGTAACCGTAGGTTTTCTCCGCCAGAAAATCGAGTATAAGCTTTACGTCCTCCCTGAACTCGCCGCCCTGGTAGGGCTCGAAGTGCTTCCCAACGAGCCTCTGTATCGCGGACAGGTGCTCACCGAATGCCCTGATGTCCCGCTCCTTCAACGCCGGGAGGAGACCGAGCAGGATCCGATGGCTTATCTCCATTGCAACGTCCGCCCTGCCCGTGACCCCCTCCATCACGGGCTTTTCCTCCTCCTCGTTGAATCCTGGCTTGAGCTCCGGGATGATGAGGAGGAAAGCCCATCCGGCCGGAAAGTCCTCGCGGAATATCAGCGGCGGGATACCGCTCCTGCTCCCGCCGTCCACCACGAAGCCGCCGTGGGCGAAGGAGTAGATGCCGGCGCCGCCATTCTTCCCCCTTCCGAGAACCCGCGCGAGCTCCTCAACTGAGACGTCCAGGTTATTGAGCCGGGCTATTCCGGTCGCGACGGCCAGGCTGAGCTGGGTCGTGGAACCAAGGCCTACGTGCCTCGGGATGGCTTTCCTGACCTCGACTGTGTAGTTCACACCCGTTTCGTAGGCGGAGTTCATCCTCTTCACGGTGAACTCGATGGTCTCCCTGTCCTCGCCCCGGGCGATTATCTCAAGCCCCTCGCCCTCGACGATCCTGACCTCGTAGCCTCCCTCGAGCGCCACCCCAAGGCTTCCGAAGCGCCTTCCGAGGGTGGCCGACGGGTCTATGAGGCCGAGGTGAAGCCTTCGCGGAG encodes:
- a CDS encoding ABC transporter permease subunit; translation: MLWGFRLEFKGSLRTKKLWVILGIMMLLYIPGFYIQKSGGVEVETVQEAISTLIGSINGLGGFFISILALLIGATAINSEIEKGTLRVAMSKPVTRLGYIGGKFLAHTVVVALAILLTTLVGVLGLAWLGAPMNGQLITDSLLFNGLLLLAMVQLVALGYIISTTVKSSSNALGVALIIFFIVFMTVPAIVQYMAAKDTLIGDHPDLEAYQAKYKEYQTKYLFYIPTTQIDVIVSDANRITGEAGDLRVEYRGIGRAIRENPVNVGILLGLTLVYLGLAFYRFLRMDLR
- a CDS encoding N-glycosylase/DNA lyase; its protein translation is MTLDRFIRVGYRSDDEKIRELVDILGDLGLDCARTIEERVDLQFDALRNLRENLKNDGLFIRLVLANALVSYQLSGKGEDWWWEFSRYFSENPPEEGISRAYSRFLPVSRTNRRLVAGKVRRLERVEPFVDSLSLDDLRDYYFGGMERLRDDLAKALNSRRSAKTVVFAVKMFGYAGRIAFGKFVPYPMAIEIPEDVRINSYTRRFTAEPPVSFWRRIAEKTRIPPLHIDSILWPVLGGKEEVLRRLRENCREWEEVLRLAEL
- a CDS encoding beta-ribofuranosylaminobenzene 5'-phosphate synthase family protein — its product is MIIRTPRRLHLGLIDPSATLGRRFGSLGVALEGGYEVRIVEGEGLEIIARGEDRETIEFTVKRMNSAYETGVNYTVEVRKAIPRHVGLGSTTQLSLAVATGIARLNNLDVSVEELARVLGRGKNGGAGIYSFAHGGFVVDGGSRSGIPPLIFREDFPAGWAFLLIIPELKPGFNEEEEKPVMEGVTGRADVAMEISHRILLGLLPALKERDIRAFGEHLSAIQRLVGKHFEPYQGGEFREDVKLILDFLAEKTYGYGQSSWGPTVYGLIRRGEFQGLSVEAVDFLRDQGLKARVELGLPNNRGAEVVGENAFLERLIRNVAGE